A genome region from Bacteroidota bacterium includes the following:
- a CDS encoding MBL fold metallo-hydrolase gives MYSKQFTFNPFYENTYILWDDTNQCIIIDPGCHNREEEKILSDFITENNLIPEKVVLTHGHIDHVLGVGFCVGKWNIPVYINQIDIATMEHSILWGASMGFNITMPIADYIYLEEGNTLSFGNTNLEVLFLPGHAPGHLGYYNKTSNEIFQGDVLFRQGIGRYDLPGGDYDILISSIKNKLFALPPDCKVYSGHGEPTTIGFEKINNPFLQA, from the coding sequence ATGTATTCAAAGCAATTCACCTTCAACCCTTTCTACGAAAACACTTATATATTATGGGATGATACAAATCAATGTATTATAATAGATCCCGGTTGTCATAATAGAGAAGAAGAAAAAATACTATCTGATTTTATTACTGAAAATAATTTAATTCCTGAGAAAGTAGTACTTACTCACGGGCATATCGACCATGTATTGGGTGTAGGATTTTGTGTGGGCAAATGGAATATACCCGTATATATAAACCAAATAGATATTGCTACCATGGAACATAGCATACTTTGGGGTGCTTCAATGGGTTTCAATATTACAATGCCCATCGCCGATTATATATATTTGGAAGAAGGCAATACACTTAGTTTTGGCAATACAAATTTGGAAGTTTTGTTTTTGCCCGGGCATGCTCCTGGTCACTTGGGTTATTATAATAAAACAAGCAACGAAATTTTCCAAGGCGATGTATTATTCCGTCAAGGTATTGGGCGTTACGATTTGCCCGGTGGCGACTATGATATTCTAATAAGTTCTATCAAAAACAAACTATTTGCCTTGCCCCCCGATTGTAAAGTGTACAGTGGTCATGGAGAGCCCACCACCATTGGGTTTGAGAAAATCAATAACCCATTTTTACAAGCATAA
- a CDS encoding DUF4783 domain-containing protein yields MSDKIARNIKAGNATELSSSFNTSIELSIMGREETYSKTQAEMILKDFFAKNKPKNFTISNKGVSDAATKFINGKLETNAGIYKIYILMKSNSGSFLITELRIE; encoded by the coding sequence TTGAGCGATAAAATCGCCCGAAACATCAAAGCAGGCAATGCCACTGAGTTGAGCAGCAGTTTCAATACTTCCATCGAACTCAGCATTATGGGCAGAGAGGAAACCTATAGTAAGACCCAAGCAGAAATGATACTGAAAGATTTTTTTGCTAAAAACAAACCAAAAAATTTCACCATCAGCAACAAAGGTGTGAGCGATGCCGCTACAAAATTTATTAATGGAAAACTTGAAACCAATGCGGGCATTTATAAAATTTATATATTGATGAAAAGCAATTCTGGGAGTTTTTTGATTACAGAACTTAGAATTGAATGA
- a CDS encoding GH3 auxin-responsive promoter family protein, translated as MTSITQIVRKALSGNRTGNPIERAHASQLRTLKRLLLKAGNTQFGQHYHFSAIVFNDNVMALFKEKVPLSNYSTMHPWWQKAYEGEESVTWPGKMKYFALSSGTSEGASKYIPVTKSTIKYITRGSAKQLLRIARCKDIPKGVLNKHYLMIGGSTTLQSNGLNFSGDLSGITSGNVPFWFEPYTKPEPEIRALKDWHEKIEDIIENAPNWDPGTIAGVPAWVKLLFERIIERYKVKTIHDIWPNLTLYIWGGVSVEPYRKSIDAMCGKPLHYWETYLASEGFLAFQARPYVHGMKLLLNNGIYFEFVPFNEENFDSDGNILPDAKVLSLMEVKEGVDYALAITTSSGAWRYLIGDTIRFTSLKHIEIKITGRTKHFLSLCGEHLSVENMNDAFNFVSNEMGLISNEFCVIGVTDDGPIGHDWYIGSDKPFDTIIYKEKLDAKLGELNDDYIVERTHALKRMNVYYIPNEQFNNFLAAQGKGGAQVKFPRVLKGQIAEDWKKFVKGL; from the coding sequence ATGACAAGTATTACGCAAATTGTGAGGAAAGCCTTAAGTGGCAATAGGACTGGAAACCCCATTGAGCGGGCTCATGCATCACAATTACGCACACTTAAAAGATTACTTTTAAAAGCAGGCAATACCCAGTTTGGGCAGCATTATCACTTTTCTGCTATTGTATTTAATGATAATGTGATGGCCCTTTTCAAAGAGAAAGTACCTTTGTCTAATTATTCTACCATGCATCCTTGGTGGCAAAAGGCTTATGAAGGCGAAGAATCGGTAACATGGCCGGGCAAAATGAAATATTTTGCATTGAGCAGCGGCACCAGCGAAGGTGCGAGCAAATATATACCCGTTACCAAAAGCACGATTAAATATATAACCCGTGGAAGTGCCAAACAACTTTTAAGAATTGCACGTTGCAAAGACATACCAAAAGGTGTACTCAACAAACATTATTTGATGATTGGCGGCAGCACCACCCTGCAGTCTAATGGACTTAATTTTAGTGGTGACCTCAGCGGTATCACCTCCGGCAATGTGCCGTTTTGGTTTGAGCCTTATACCAAACCCGAACCCGAAATTAGGGCGTTAAAAGATTGGCATGAAAAGATTGAAGATATTATAGAGAATGCCCCCAATTGGGATCCTGGAACTATTGCTGGAGTGCCTGCATGGGTAAAGCTTTTGTTCGAACGTATTATAGAAAGATATAAGGTGAAAACCATACATGATATATGGCCTAACCTTACCCTATATATATGGGGTGGCGTATCGGTTGAGCCTTATAGGAAAAGTATAGATGCCATGTGTGGCAAACCTTTGCATTATTGGGAAACTTATTTGGCAAGTGAAGGTTTTCTGGCTTTTCAAGCACGGCCCTATGTGCATGGAATGAAATTGCTTTTGAACAACGGTATTTATTTTGAATTTGTTCCTTTCAATGAAGAAAATTTTGATAGTGATGGTAATATATTGCCAGATGCAAAAGTATTATCATTGATGGAAGTAAAAGAAGGTGTTGATTATGCCTTGGCTATTACCACCAGTTCAGGAGCATGGCGTTATCTTATTGGTGATACGATTCGTTTCACTTCGCTCAAACATATAGAAATAAAAATTACAGGACGTACGAAACATTTCCTGAGTCTATGCGGAGAGCATCTTTCTGTTGAAAATATGAATGATGCGTTCAATTTTGTGAGCAATGAAATGGGATTAATTAGTAATGAATTTTGTGTAATAGGTGTAACTGATGATGGACCTATTGGCCACGATTGGTATATAGGAAGTGATAAGCCTTTTGATACAATTATATATAAAGAAAAACTCGACGCCAAGTTGGGCGAATTGAATGATGACTATATAGTAGAACGCACCCATGCCCTCAAACGCATGAATGTATATTATATTCCTAACGAGCAGTTCAATAACTTCCTTGCAGCCCAAGGCAAAGGCGGTGCACAGGTAAAATTTCCTAGAGTATTAAAAGGGCAAATTGCGGAGGATTGGAAGAAATTTGTGAAGGGGTTGTAG
- a CDS encoding metallophosphoesterase, which yields MKIQYCSDLHLEFSENKAFLKEFPIKSVGDILLLAGDIVPFASMDKHKDFFNFCADNFETVYWLPGNHEYDHFDLAKKCGVLNEKIKTIFS from the coding sequence ATGAAAATTCAATACTGTTCTGATCTGCATTTGGAATTTTCGGAAAACAAGGCTTTTCTAAAAGAATTTCCAATAAAGTCTGTGGGCGATATTCTATTGTTGGCTGGCGATATTGTGCCATTTGCTTCAATGGATAAGCATAAAGATTTTTTCAATTTCTGTGCCGATAATTTCGAAACTGTATATTGGTTGCCAGGCAATCATGAATACGATCATTTTGATTTGGCGAAAAAATGTGGTGTCTTGAATGAAAAAATAAAAACAATCTTTTCTTAA
- a CDS encoding metallophosphoesterase — protein MNDFRVIKFNNIRLSTTQYNQLHFESLSFINSTISENNDCTNVVITHHAPTLLNYPPQYKNTILNEAFAVELYDLIEQSNIDYWIYGHHHCNIPDFSIGKTMLLTNQLGYVAHGEHRVFENDKVIAV, from the coding sequence ATGAATGATTTTAGGGTGATAAAATTTAATAATATTAGATTATCCACTACACAATATAATCAATTGCATTTTGAAAGTTTGAGTTTTATAAATTCGACAATATCAGAAAATAATGATTGTACAAATGTGGTTATTACTCACCATGCTCCTACTTTATTGAACTACCCTCCACAATACAAAAATACTATTTTGAATGAGGCATTTGCGGTAGAATTATATGATTTAATCGAGCAATCAAATATTGACTATTGGATTTATGGGCACCATCATTGTAATATACCCGATTTCTCAATTGGTAAAACAATGTTGCTTACTAATCAATTGGGTTATGTAGCACACGGTGAACATAGGGTGTTCGAAAATGATAAGGTAATTGCAGTCTGA